CCATTTTGAAACAGAAGCTGTCTTGAGACGGAACATGGGGTGCCAGAAGGTAACAAGGCGAAGCAAGATGAAACACGGCGTGACACAGACACTTTATTCTTATTGGGACAACCTGCGCGGTACACGCCCCGCACCCAACCGCAGCGAAGTTGATCCGGGTGAGATCAGGGCCCTTCTGGGCGATACCTTCATCCTGGAAACGAAGGGCGCTCAGGATGTGCGTTACCGCCTTGCTGGCACGCGCCTGTGTTCCGCGCATTGCCGCGAGTTGAAGGGCCGCAACTTTCTGCGCGGCTGGAGCACGAAAGACAGGGAGGCCCTTGAAAGCCTCGTGGCCGCCATTACCGAGGATGCCGCGGCCGCTGTCATTGGCGTGAGCGGCCATACCGAAAGAAATCAGGAACTGCACATGGAAATGCTGCTGCTGCCCCTGAACGTTCCGGGCGAAGGCCGGATCCGGATCCTGGGAAGTTGCACACCGATGGACAAGCCCTACTGGATCGGGCTGCACCCGATATTGAACCAGTCCATCAACAGTCTCAGGCTCGTCTGGCCGGATGAGCGGCCGTTCTTCATGGATTCGACAAATGCAGTGAACCCGATTCTTCCGCGTTTCACGGCCGAGGGCATGAACATGCCGGCTCCGCCACTGCCACAGGGAGCCGAACGCAAGGTCGGGCACCTGACAGTGTATAGTGGCGGAAAGTCCTGACCGTTAGGGTACGGACCCATAAATGAAGTCAATTTGGTTTGGATCGTTTTGACCAACCGCGAGGAGCGAAAACGCAGAAAATGTGGCTCATTTTCAAGTCTTTGGCGACGATGCAGATGGCCAAAACGGCCACATCCGAAGGACGGCAAAATGGCTTTACCTCGCAGCGTCACCGCGCTTGACCGGGCAAAAAGCCCGCTCTGCGCACGCTTCCTCGCGATATTTTGCCATTTCTGCCGCCAAATCGGCTTCATTTATGGGTCAGTACCCTAAGGCAGCCTAGAAATTTTGAACTTTATTTCCTGATCTCAGGAAACCCGCCCTGTGGCGGGTTTTCTTTTGCCATGAACTACCCCCGCGTAAGAAAACGGTGACTTTGGTAGTACATGAAGCCATCACAATCCTGACGTGCTTCCGTCATTTCCGTGCCGAATTGGATTGTCAGAAATTTTTTCTCAATCAAACGCCCTCAGTTGTGAACATTCTTACACATCGTTAACCCCATCTGCCTAAAGTGGTGGAGAGACGTTTGGAGATTCGAGTCTCGGTCAGAGGTGGGGCGAGACACACTGTTTGGATAGAGCGGGCATGGACGCCGGATTGGCAGCAGCACCAGAGGGAAGCAAAACGCTTCAGGTCACGGACCGCAGACGGCACCAGCGTGTTCAGGTCGATATACTTGGCCGCTTCATGTTGGAAGACCGCCGGGAGTATCCCTGCCAGATAATCGACATGTCTCCCGGAGGCATGGCCATGATCACGCCGGTCGAGGGTCGCGTCGGAGAACGGGTCGTTGCCTATCTCGATCACCTCAGCCGTGTCGAAGGGCGCATTTCGCGCGTGATCGACGGCGGCTTCGCCGTTGAACTCAGAAACACCGCACGCAAGCGCGACAAGATAGCCAACGTACTGACCTGGCTCGCCAACCGGGATGAACTGAACCTTCCCGAGGACAGGCGCCATGACCGGTTCGTGCCGAAAAATCCGATGACGAAAATGGTCCTGCCGGATGGTTCGGAGCATGTGTGCCGGATTATCGATGTTTCGCTCTCCGGCGCCGCGATCGCCACAGACAGCACACCCGAAATGGGCGATCCGATCACGCTCGGCAAGATGCAGGCGCGGGTTATCCGCCGGATCGAGGGTGGTATTGCCGTCGAATTCGCAGCGGTTCAGAGCCGCGAACTGCTGGAACACCATATCTCCGCACCCGACTGAGACTACGGCATTCGTGATATGCGAAGCGTCGCAGGTCAGCCTGTTCGTTTTCGTTGTTTCACCGGACGCGACTTCCACGCACGAACAATATGCGCTCGCAGTGCCCGGACATCGCTCCCGCCGGATGGTTGTGCCGTCAAAGACGTTCGGCCATCTTGCGCCCTTCACCGGTCAGGGCAACGTCGAGAGGCTTCGGCCCCACCCGTCTTAAAAGCCCCGCTTCCTGCAACTTCTGCAGCCTGAGAGTATCGGTTGCAAATAGGTATGCACGCCCGGCCGCGAGCATGCGCAGAAATCGCTTCTCATCTGGCGTCAGATCCATGTCACGCGCTCCGGGGCTGAAACAGGCCTGCTTGTCTCATTCTCAGTTGTCAATCGCAAGACAGGTTTGAAATCCCGACGAAGCGGGAACACAGGATCAGGACCCCCGCACCGCGTTGAACCCGGCTATCCTGGGTCCCTCAGGTCGCCGCGGCATCTCGGGAAATGGCAATATCTGCTCGCCTTGCGCACATGCGGCTTCTGTCAGATCGCATCGATCCGCATTTTTTTGCCCCCAATGTCAGATTTCTTTTCAAGCATTTCAGGGTCGATTGTCTCCAGTTCGCACCTCAGCCAGAAAGACCAGGCGGCAAAAGAGAGCTGGCATTTTTTGAAGAAATTCCCGGAAGATATATGAATTTCAGACACATACAGAGGATCGATAAAATTTTCGGAAAACTCGATTCAAGTTTATCTCAAATGAAAGTCTCATTTGACTAAAAGGTAATTCAAATTAGATTAAAGTATAAATTAGGTTTTACTTCGCAGATTTTCGCGAGATAAAAATCATTGAGTCATCGTTGCGTCAGCCTTGGGGAGGGCGTTACGATGAAATTACTTGGAAACATACTTGCTGCAGCGGCAGTCTTTCTTGCAGGAACAGTAACGGGAACGGCCGCATATGCCGACCCTGGCCGCTTCATGGACATGAACGCACCTGTGAAGGCGCCGATCGGGCACACGCAGTTTTGCCGCGACAACAGTTGGGCCTGCCCGGACGAGAGCTACAAGGCTGTCGTCGTGAAGCTGGACGAAGCCCGCTGGAAACAGTTGATCGCAATCAACGCCGACGTCAACAGACGCGTACGCCCGATGACGGACGACGATCTCTTCGGCAAGGTCGAACACTGGTCGTATCCCGTGAACGGCTATGGCGACTGCGAGGAATACGTGCTTGAGAAACAACGTGTCCTGATCGAGGCCGGGTGGCCGAAAAGCGCACTGCTGATCACCGTCGCCAAGGATATCGACAACGCCGGTCATGCTGTTCTGACCGTGCGCACCGATCATGGCGATATGATCCTCGATAACCAGATCGAGGCCGTTCTGCCCTGGTACTCGACGCCTTACCGCTACATCAAGCGTCAATCCGCAAGCTCGCCTGTCCGGTGGACCGGCATTTCAGACACGCGCGTCACCACGGTCAGCAGCGTGTCAAGATAAGGATAGGGATCGGCCCCTCGGGCCGTCAGGACGATCCGGTCGCGTCCCCACCCTCCCCATCCCTACCACGACCGGGTCCAGGGAACCGGCCCGCCCCCGCAGGCCGGTTCCCGTCTTTTTGCGTTCCGCTCGTTGGTAGGTGTCTACTCAGGCTTCGGAGAGAACGGCCTTGTAACGGCGCCAGTTGCGCACATAGCCTTCTGCCGATTTGCGAATGTTTTCAGCTGCCTCCGCGGGTAGCACGCGCACAACCTTGCCCGGAACCCCAACGACAAGCGAATTGTCGGGGATTTCCTTGCCTTCGCCGATCAGCGCATTCGCGCCGACAATGCAGTTCGACCCGATAACGGCACCATTCAGGATGGTGGCTCCCATTCCGATCAGGGAGTTGTCCCTGATGGTGCAGCCATGAAGGATCGCGTTGTGTCCGATCGTGCAGTCGGCTCCGATGGTCAGCGGGTACCCCATGTCGGTGTGAAAAACACAGCCGTCCTGGACGTTTGATCGCGCACCGACCGTCACCGGTTCATTGTCGCCGCGCAGGATCGCCCCGAACCAGACGCTCGCTTCTTCTAAGAGCCGGATATCGCCGATGAGGGTCGCGTTGGGCGCGACCCAGCAATCGCCGCCGGCGGGGAATTCGGGTGCACGTCCGTCGAGAGTGAAGATAGGCATGGTCTCAGGTGTATCCGGCAAAAATGAGGGCGACATTCATCACCATGATACCTGAACACATGCTCCACATCCCGGCAATTGTCGACGAAGCCACGAGCCAGCCGAGCGGCCGTTTCTCGATTCTCCGGCCCCGGATGGCGTTGCGCATGATGATGAAGGGTCCGGCGAAAACGCACATGAAAACCTCGGCGAGAAACGCGAATACGTTTTCGCCGGAGAAAGAAAATTTCGGCGGCTGCTTGGTGATCAGCTGATAGAGGCTCCCTAGCACGCCTGCGGCAACAAAGCCGGCACTCGCTATATATCCAACGAGAAGAAGTTCGAAGTACACGCCCGTTAACCTCTTATTAACTCAACCACCCTGAAAGTGATTAACAATATCTAAACGGTCAGAAGCAAAGACTGTGCCGGACGGGCAAATGGGCAAAAACCTGCAATTCTGGCCGCAAAAGGCCAATCTCACGGGATCCTTGACCAGGACGGATGTTCCGGATTGGGACAGTCTGTCTCACTCTAGTGCACTGGCCCATCGGGAGACGGAGTGATGATCCCTGTTTCGCTCCCGGAGCCCATCAACAGCAATCCGCGCCGCTTCAGCCGTCTGATCGCTGCCATATGCCTGCTCGGAGCCGTGCACATCGCCGAGCGCACCGTCTACTGGTCCGAAAACTGGAACGCTTCCGCCTTTGCCGGCATCCCCTCCGGTTTTGCCACGCTATCGGTCGGTCCGGAGACTTTCAAGCTTCCCTTCGCCTATATCGGAACTGCGGAAAAACGCGCCAAAGTGCAAAACGGCACACGAGAATTTACGACGTTGAAAATTTCAATGACGTGGCCCGGGCTGAAACCGGCTCTGAACCGCGATCCGTCGAACACGGCCGGCGCGATGGACCAGACATTGACCCTGGAGCTCGAGCACAACCCGGAGCGGGAAAGCATGAGGGCGCGTCTTGAACCGTTCTACCGTCGTCTCGCACGTGGCGGGGAACTGGATGGACCGGACGGGCTCAAGGTTTTGAGGCTTTCAGCCCGCGGAGCCCTGCAAACGGACCAGATCGTTTTCGACCCCGCACGCCGGAACGGGTTCATCGCCCGCTGCCGCAGCACGGGACCGGATATGCGCCCAGTCTGCCACAGAGCCGTTGTGCTGTCGTCCGGCCTGGAACTCAGGTACCGCTTCAGCCAGCATCTCCTCGAAGACTGGCGCAGGATCGACAATTCCATCGTCAGAAAAGTCGCCGGCTTCAGAATACACTGACCCCGGATAAAAAAAGGCGGCTTACCCCATGGCAAGCCGCCTGCTTTTTACTCGAACCTGAAATCGGTCTTAGACTTCGTCGAGGTCGATTTCCAGAATCGCCATCTGGAAATTCCAGCTCAGGTCTTCGTCTTCGTCGTCGCGGAAGATGACGCCGATGAACTCTTCCCCGATATAGACCTCTGCGGAATCGTCCTTGCGCGGTCTCGCCCGCACCTGAAGGCTCGGCAACTCGAACTTCATGCGCAGGTAAGCTTCGATCTTGCGGATTTCATCGGGTTTCACGGCGCTCTCCTTGTAAATGCCGTCTGCTATTTAGTCGCGCGGACCCTATAAGACCAGCCCTAAATGCCAAACCCTTTGTGCAAACTTTCCCCCACATCCTTCGCGCAACGGCAATTGCTCAGCTGTCGCCGAGCAACTGGTTCATGCTGCGCGCCGGTTCGGAGCACCCCGCCTTGCCGACAATCCGGGCAGGAACACCAGCAACCGTGGTGTTCTCGGGCACATCCGCGAGCACCACGGATCCGGCTGCAATGCGTGAACAATGACCGATTTCGAGGTTTCCGAGGACCTTTGCCCCGGCGCCGATCAACACACCGTGACGGATCTTCGGATGACGATCGCCACCCTCCTTTCCCGTACCACCGAGCGTAACGCCCTGAAGAATGGAGACATCGTCGCCGATTGCCGCGGTTCCGCCGACGACGATACCGGTGCCGTGGTCGATGAAGATACCCCGCCCGACGGGAACCGCCGGATGAATGTCGATCTGGAAAACTTCCGAAGCCCTGCTCTGCAGATAGAGCGCGAAATCCCTGCGGCCCTTGCGCCAGAGCCAGTTGGCCAGGCGGTGCGTCTGCAAGCCGTGGAACCCCTTGAAATAGAGCACGGGCTCCAGGTAGCGGAAGCAGGCCGGATCCCTGTCGAACACTGCGACGATGTCGACGCGGAAAATCTTGGCAAGTTCAGGTTCGTCGGCAAGCGCTTCAAGATAGGTCTGCCGGATAAGCGACGCCGACACGACGTCGCGTCCGAGCCTGTCCCCCAGTCGATGAAGGACTGCCTCTTCCAGGCTGTCGTGATTGAGCACGGTTTCATAGACGAAGGAAGACAGGGCCGGCTCTGCGGCAACCATCTGCTGAGCTTCATCGCGCAATTGCTGCCAGACCGGATCATGGGTCGGAACGTGTTTCAGGCCGGACTTGGTAATCGGTGCCGACATGGCTATCTCCTCTTCAGGCCGTCGCAAACGCTACACTAGGGCACGGACCCATAAATGAAGCCGATTTGGCGGCAGAAATGGCAAAAATCTCGCGAGGAAGCGTGCGCAGAGCGGGCTTTTTGCCCGTTCAAGCGCGGTGACGCTGCGAGGTAAAGCCATTTTGCCGTCCTTCGGATTTGGCCGTTTCGGCCATCTGCATCGTCGTGAAAGGCTTAAAAATGCACCACATTTCCTGCGCTTTCGCTCCTCGCAGCTGGTCAAAACGATCCGAACCAAATTGACTTCATTTATGTGTCCGTACCCTAAAATAGGACTGTCGTCTGATATTCCAAAATGAAACTTGCTGATATCAGATATGAAACCTTTTTATCAAAGCCGAATCGTTAAGATTTTCAACGATAAAGCTTTCTGATGATCACTTCTTGGAGACCCGACATGCCCGGTGCCACCGAACCGCTCAATCCCGCATTGAACATTCACGGCATGGTCGCGGAACTTGTTCTGACCGCACCGGAGCGCAAGAACGCGCTGTCGCTGGCTGCCTGGACACGCATCCCGGCCGTACTTCAGGAACTGACGGATATTCCCGACGTCAGGGTATGCATCGTCCGGGGCGAAGGCGGAAAAAGCTTCTGCGCGGGTGCGGATATCTCCGAATTTGAAGCAATCCGGTCAACGAAGGACAGCGCTCTGCGCTATGACGAGATCAACGTGGCCGCCTTCAATGCCCTGAAATCTCTACAGATCCCCGTTATAGCGGCCATCGAAGGACCGTGCCTGGGAGGTGGTCTCGGCCTAGCCCTCGCCTGCGATCTGCGGATCGCGTCGCGATCTGCCTTTTTCGGAATTCCGGCGGCAAGGCTGGGGCTGGCCTATCCTCCCGAAGCCCTGTCGGATCTCCTGGAGGCTGTCTCTCCCTCCAACGCCAAGCGCATTCTATTCACCGGTGACCGCATTGCAGCGGAAGAGGCTCTCCAGATGGGCTTGATCAACGAAACAGTAGCCCCCTCCGATCTTGAAGAACGGATCAACACGCTTTGCGACGCGATCGTCTCGCACGCACCGCTCTCAATCTGGGCGGCGAAACGCGCGGTGAACGACATGAGTGCGAAGGCTGCCTCGTACCCCGAACAACACCGTCAGAACGCTCAGATCTGCATTGAAAGTTCGGACTACAGGGAGGGCTGCCGCGCATTTCTGGAAAAGCGTCTCCCGGAATTCACTGGGAGCTGACGCCTGTGTCCCGCACGCTCCGGGCTGTCGCGCTGTTTGCGCGCTGAAAATCATGAATCAAAATCTCAGAATGCGGGCATAACACTCTGAAAGATTGAAACTTCCCGCCTTCAGGCCTGTTCCGCGCCCGACCGCAGGTCAACGAGGAAGTCTTCGACTGCCGAAGCGAAGACGTCGTTCCGGTCGCCCGCCACCATGTGTCCCGCATCCTGTATGTCGGTGAACCGCGCATGGGGAACAAGCTCCAGGAACTCGTTCACATGGTCCATCGAGACAAGCTCAGAGTTCCGGCCGCGAACGAGAAGCACCGGCAGGGAAAGGTTGCCGGCTGCCGCCACCATTTTCGCCTGAACCTCCTCGGCCACGCTTTGATCCCTGTTCTGGCGCGATTTCAGGAAGGCCGGGTCCCAGTGCCAGCGATAGCGGCCGTCACCATGCAGGCGCAGGTTCTTCGACAGGCCGGAAAGGTCCTTTGGCCGGGCCCTGTTGGGCAGATAGCGTGAGATGGCTTCCGCCGCCTCCTCCACATCCGCAAAGCCTTCTTCAACACGGTCTCCCATGAACCCGATGATCTTGCTGACGCCGCCAAGATCGACGCGCGGCGTGATGTCGACAAGAACGAGCGCCGAAAACCCGCCCGGATTTTCCTGCCCCTCGGCCAGCATTCCGGCAAAACCGCCAAGCGACGCGCCGACAACAACCGGCCTGGCCTTGTGGAGCGCCACGACCTGGCGTGTCACGGCGACGAGATCGAGGGCAAAATCTGAAAAGAGATAGTTTTCGGATGCGACCCAGTCGCTCTCGCCGTGGCCGCGCTGGTCCAGTACGTAAACCGGATGCCCGAGTTCGGCGATCCTCACCGCCGCTGCGTCCCAGGAGTGCCGGGTCTGACCGCCGCCGTGAAGCATCACGACAGGCTGGTCGCCCACTCCGTACCGGTCCGCAACCAGGATATTCTTTTCCGCCCCCTGAAATTCCACGCGCTTCGGTCCCATCAATCCCCCTCAAGCACCATTCTCGCCCGGTGGCTGCAAGCTTTGCGCACCGTCAGGCCTCTATGTTGTTCAGGAAGGCCAGAACGCCCTGTTTGTGGACCTTGTCGCCGACCGCCACCATATGGTCCCGCCCCGGTATTTCCAGAACCTCCGAATGCGGGATCAGTTCTGCAAGCTTGTGCGGTGATCCGGCAATGTCGTCTTTCGTGCCGACGGCAACGAGCACGGGCTGCGTGATCTGCGAAACATCATCCTCGCTGATCTTCTGCCTCGAGGACCGCATGCAGGCCGCCAGTGCCAGCCTGTCGGACCCGGTCTGATCGGCAAAGGCCCTGAAGGCCCTGCCGGTGCGATCGGAGATGTCCTGTATCCGGTCCGTCTCGAGTGCGGAGGCAATCGGCTCCGGATCGCCTACCCCGGTGACCATGCCGTAGCCGAGCCCGCTGAAGATCGCCCTGCGGACCTTGCCGGGATGATTGAGCGTCAGAAAGGCCGAGATCCGGGCGCCCATGGAGTATCCCATGATGTCCGCCTGTTCGATGTCCAGGTGGTCGAGCAGGTTCTTCGCGTCCTCGGCCATCAGCGGTGCGCCGTAGTCCGCCGGGTCGTAGAGTTTTTCACTCTCGCCGTGGCCCCGGTTGTCGATCGCGATGACGCGCCTGCCGTCCTTGACCAGAAGCTCCACCCATCCCGGATACTGCCAGTTGACCGACTTGTTCGATGCGAACCCGTGAATGAGCAGGATCGGGTCCCCGGCCCCTTCGTCGAGATAGGAAATCCCGACACCATCCAGATCGACATACGGCATAAAAGCTAACCTTTACGTAAACGGAAAACGTGGCTGGTTTTACAGTAAGGTGATAAAACCGCCTTGGCAAAGGAGAAAATGGCGGTTCTTGAAAATCGCCTGATGCGGCAGTGGACCGCATCGCGCAAGCCCTACCCTTTCAGATTACGAATGGATATGGTCGGTGAAATTTGCTATCGGGATCGGTGTCCCACCATGACCAAGAGGAATGTGACAATGGCGGATCAGGTTGTCCCGCACTTTCAGAACACAAGCGGACACGATTCGGTCGCGATCGGCACACGCAAATTCATGTGCATCGGCGCGAAACCTCCGTTCGATCATCCCCATGTGTTCCTGGACATGGGCACGGAAAACGAAATCGTTTGCCCCTATTGCTCCACGCTCTACAAGTTCGACGCGACGCTCGAGGCTGAGGAATCGTCTCCGAACGACTGCAACTGGACACCGGAAGCCGCCTGAGAGAACCGCGGCTCATGACCGACACCGACCAAGGCGCCGATCCGATTGTTGTTGCAGGTGGCGGCATCGGCGGTCTTTGCGCCGCCCTCGCCCTGCAGCAACAGGGGCACAAAGTCGTTCTGCTTGAGCGCGCCAGCGAGATATCGGAAGTCGGTGCCGGGCTTCAGCTCTCCCCCAATGCCTGTTCCGTGCTTGCGGGATTCGGGCTTCTCGACGCTTTGGAGCCCTATGCTCATGCCCCGGACAACCTCAGGATCTGGTCGGCCCGGTCCGGCAGGCAGATCGCGCGCGTCGAACTCGGCAGCTTCATCAGGCAGCGGCACAAGCAACCCCTTCTGGGGTCATCCACCGGGCGGATCTTCAACGGGTCCTGTTGGAAAGGTGGCGCAGTCGACACCGGGAATTACCATCCGTCTTTCGAGCGAGGTGAAGGGACCTTACCGCGGACACCTTACGATCAGCTCACCTGCATCTTCCGCGAAGGGCGACAGGACCGAAAGCCTGACCTGCAAGGCGCTGATCGGTGCGGACGGGGTCTGGTCGAAGACACGGCAGCATGTCCCCGGCCACAAGAACGCCCGTTTCAGCGGACAGGTCGCGTATCGCGCCACGGTGCCGATCGATCAGGTCGATCCGAAATTCGCAAAGGACACCGGGCTGTGGTTCCATCGGGACTGTCATCTCGTGCATTACCCATTCGCGGCGCGCGTGAGCTGAACATCGTTGTGCTGGCCAAGGAAGACTGGGGAGACGAGACCTGGTCGGCAGAGGCCGACAAGGAAGCCGTCGTGCGTGTTTTCAAGGACTGGCCCGCCGAAACGAGGAACCTCCTCAACACCCCGAGGCAATGGCTCAAGTGGGCCTTGTGCAGCGTGGAAGCCTCCGGCCCCTGGTCGCATGGCAATCTTGTCCTGATGGGTGATGCGGCGCATGCCATGCTGCCTTTCATGGCCCAGGGCGCGGCAATGGCCATAGAAGACGCTGCGATACTTGCGAAGCACCTTCCAAAGGACGTGGAGAACATTCCGGCGGCCTCAGGGCGTTTGAGCGGGAACGCAAACCCAGGGCAGCCCGGATACAGGGTATTTCATTCGGCAACGCGCGCACGTTTCACTTCTCCGGTCCCATGGCCTTTGCGCGAGATTCCGTCCTCCGTCTCACAAAGCCCAGGAAACTTGCCGAGCGTTTCGACCACATTTATGGCTGGACACCCGATCAATAAGACGTCTTTGGCTTGAGCCGGGCACAAAGCTGGGATAAAGCGAAATCCCATTCACGACTGAGGGAGTGCAACGATGACCGGTCATAAGGCAGATGATGTCGTAACCGCCGCATTTCTGGTCATCGGAGACGAAATCCTCTCCGGCCGCACGAAAGACAAGAATATCGGTTTCGTGGCCGACTACATGACCTCGCTCGGCATCGATCTGAAAGAAGTGCGCGTCGTGCCCGACGAACAGCAGGAAATCGTCTCCGCGGTCAATGCGCTTCGTGCAAGATACGACTACGTCTTCACCTCCGGCGGCATCGGACCGACCCATGACGACATCACGGCGGAAAGTGTGGCTGCGGCCTTTGATGTTCCCCTGAACCTTGATCCGCGCGCGGTCGCCATCATGGAAAAGCATTATCAGCCGGGCCAGTTCACCCCGGCCCGTCAGCGCATGGCCCGCATTCCCGAGGGTGCCGACCTGATCGAGAACAAGGTTTCCAAGGCGCCGGGTTTCCGGATCGAAAACGTACACGTGATGGCCGGTGTCCCCTCCATCATGCAGGCAATGATGGACGCGATCGCGCCAACTCTGAAAACCGGCAAGAAAATGCTTTCGAAAACCGTCGCTGCCGACATGCCCGAGAGCCGGATCGCCGACAGGCTAGCTGCGATCCAGCAAGCCCATCCGCAAACCCTGATCGGGTCCTATCCGAATGCCTCGGATGGAAAATTCACCACCCAGATTGTCATCCGTTCTCGCGACGAAGCCGTGTTGAATGCAGCAGAAAGCGATGTTGCACGGGCCGTTGCCGAGATCCTGGACACATAGCAAGCGAGATCGAACATGGAGAACTCCTCTCAAAACAAGGCATTCCCTGTATCCTGGGACATGTTCCACCGCGACTCGCGCGCGCTTGCCTGGCGGTTGTCGAGCGAAGGCGAATGGAAAGCCATCGTCTGCATCACGCGCGGCGGCCTCGTTCCGGCAGGGATCGTCGCCCGCGAGCTCGGGATACGAACGATTGAGACCGTCTGCATTGCCTCCTATCACGACTATGACAACCAGGGGCAGCTCAAGGTCATCAAGCCGATCGACCCGAAAGTCGTCGATCTTGAAGACGGCGAAGGCAGCGGCGTGCTCGTGATCGACGATCTCGTCGATACCGGAAAGACCCTCAAGGTCGTGCGCGAAATGCTGCCCAAGGCACATTATGCGACCGTCTACGCGAAACCGGTGGGCGTGCCGATGGTGGACACCTTCATCACGGAAGTCTCGCAGGATACCTGGATCTATTTCCCATGGGACATGGGCTGGCAGTTCCAGCCGCCGCTGTCGAAGGACACCGCCGGCTGATGAACTCGGGCACAGACCGCGCTTCTGTTGATCATCAGAAATGGCAGGCTTGGCAGGGTTCTTTTCTCAGATGGCTATCTCCACAGGCCTGACAGCGTCTATCCCGTCCAGGCGGACGTCGCACCCGATGGCGTAAACGTCGACACCTGCATCGCGCGCCGCGCGGAAAGCGGACGCGTAGGCCGGATCGATGTCTTCGGCAAGGCTCAGGCGTTTGCAGTCCGGACGCTGCACGAGAAACACCATCGCGGCCCTGTGCCCCTCTCCCACCATATCGGCAAGTTCACCCAGATGCTTCGCGCCGCGCGCCGTAACGCTGTCGGGAAACTCGGCCAGACCCGCCTGACGCATCAGGTGAACGTTTTTCACCTCGACATAGGTTCTGGCGCCGCCGGTGCCTTCAAGAAGGATATCGAT
This region of uncultured Roseibium sp. genomic DNA includes:
- a CDS encoding alpha/beta hydrolase — translated: MGPKRVEFQGAEKNILVADRYGVGDQPVVMLHGGGQTRHSWDAAAVRIAELGHPVYVLDQRGHGESDWVASENYLFSDFALDLVAVTRQVVALHKARPVVVGASLGGFAGMLAEGQENPGGFSALVLVDITPRVDLGGVSKIIGFMGDRVEEGFADVEEAAEAISRYLPNRARPKDLSGLSKNLRLHGDGRYRWHWDPAFLKSRQNRDQSVAEEVQAKMVAAAGNLSLPVLLVRGRNSELVSMDHVNEFLELVPHARFTDIQDAGHMVAGDRNDVFASAVEDFLVDLRSGAEQA
- a CDS encoding DUF3126 family protein → MKPDEIRKIEAYLRMKFELPSLQVRARPRKDDSAEVYIGEEFIGVIFRDDEDEDLSWNFQMAILEIDLDEV
- the cysE gene encoding serine O-acetyltransferase; this translates as MSAPITKSGLKHVPTHDPVWQQLRDEAQQMVAAEPALSSFVYETVLNHDSLEEAVLHRLGDRLGRDVVSASLIRQTYLEALADEPELAKIFRVDIVAVFDRDPACFRYLEPVLYFKGFHGLQTHRLANWLWRKGRRDFALYLQSRASEVFQIDIHPAVPVGRGIFIDHGTGIVVGGTAAIGDDVSILQGVTLGGTGKEGGDRHPKIRHGVLIGAGAKVLGNLEIGHCSRIAAGSVVLADVPENTTVAGVPARIVGKAGCSEPARSMNQLLGDS
- a CDS encoding PilZ domain-containing protein, yielding MDAGLAAAPEGSKTLQVTDRRRHQRVQVDILGRFMLEDRREYPCQIIDMSPGGMAMITPVEGRVGERVVAYLDHLSRVEGRISRVIDGGFAVELRNTARKRDKIANVLTWLANRDELNLPEDRRHDRFVPKNPMTKMVLPDGSEHVCRIIDVSLSGAAIATDSTPEMGDPITLGKMQARVIRRIEGGIAVEFAAVQSRELLEHHISAPD
- a CDS encoding transglutaminase-like cysteine peptidase, yielding MKLLGNILAAAAVFLAGTVTGTAAYADPGRFMDMNAPVKAPIGHTQFCRDNSWACPDESYKAVVVKLDEARWKQLIAINADVNRRVRPMTDDDLFGKVEHWSYPVNGYGDCEEYVLEKQRVLIEAGWPKSALLITVAKDIDNAGHAVLTVRTDHGDMILDNQIEAVLPWYSTPYRYIKRQSASSPVRWTGISDTRVTTVSSVSR
- a CDS encoding enoyl-CoA hydratase-related protein encodes the protein MPGATEPLNPALNIHGMVAELVLTAPERKNALSLAAWTRIPAVLQELTDIPDVRVCIVRGEGGKSFCAGADISEFEAIRSTKDSALRYDEINVAAFNALKSLQIPVIAAIEGPCLGGGLGLALACDLRIASRSAFFGIPAARLGLAYPPEALSDLLEAVSPSNAKRILFTGDRIAAEEALQMGLINETVAPSDLEERINTLCDAIVSHAPLSIWAAKRAVNDMSAKAASYPEQHRQNAQICIESSDYREGCRAFLEKRLPEFTGS
- a CDS encoding zinc-finger domain-containing protein, with the protein product MADQVVPHFQNTSGHDSVAIGTRKFMCIGAKPPFDHPHVFLDMGTENEIVCPYCSTLYKFDATLEAEESSPNDCNWTPEAA
- a CDS encoding gamma carbonic anhydrase family protein; this encodes MPIFTLDGRAPEFPAGGDCWVAPNATLIGDIRLLEEASVWFGAILRGDNEPVTVGARSNVQDGCVFHTDMGYPLTIGADCTIGHNAILHGCTIRDNSLIGMGATILNGAVIGSNCIVGANALIGEGKEIPDNSLVVGVPGKVVRVLPAEAAENIRKSAEGYVRNWRRYKAVLSEA
- a CDS encoding FAD-dependent oxidoreductase; translation: MTDTDQGADPIVVAGGGIGGLCAALALQQQGHKVVLLERASEISEVGAGLQLSPNACSVLAGFGLLDALEPYAHAPDNLRIWSARSGRQIARVELGSFIRQRHKQPLLGSSTGRIFNGSCWKGGAVDTGNYHPSFERGEGTLPRTPYDQLTCIFREGRQDRKPDLQGADRCGRGLVEDTAACPRPQERPFQRTGRVSRHGADRSGRSEIRKGHRAVVPSGLSSRALPIRGARELNIVVLAKEDWGDETWSAEADKEAVVRVFKDWPAETRNLLNTPRQWLKWALCSVEASGPWSHGNLVLMGDAAHAMLPFMAQGAAMAIEDAAILAKHLPKDVENIPAASGRLSGNANPGQPGYRVFHSATRARFTSPVPWPLREIPSSVSQSPGNLPSVSTTFMAGHPINKTSLA
- a CDS encoding PAS domain-containing protein, which encodes MTQTLYSYWDNLRGTRPAPNRSEVDPGEIRALLGDTFILETKGAQDVRYRLAGTRLCSAHCRELKGRNFLRGWSTKDREALESLVAAITEDAAAAVIGVSGHTERNQELHMEMLLLPLNVPGEGRIRILGSCTPMDKPYWIGLHPILNQSINSLRLVWPDERPFFMDSTNAVNPILPRFTAEGMNMPAPPLPQGAERKVGHLTVYSGGKS
- a CDS encoding alpha/beta hydrolase; translation: MPYVDLDGVGISYLDEGAGDPILLIHGFASNKSVNWQYPGWVELLVKDGRRVIAIDNRGHGESEKLYDPADYGAPLMAEDAKNLLDHLDIEQADIMGYSMGARISAFLTLNHPGKVRRAIFSGLGYGMVTGVGDPEPIASALETDRIQDISDRTGRAFRAFADQTGSDRLALAACMRSSRQKISEDDVSQITQPVLVAVGTKDDIAGSPHKLAELIPHSEVLEIPGRDHMVAVGDKVHKQGVLAFLNNIEA